The Blattabacterium cuenoti genome includes the window CATGTAAATCAAATTATAAATCGTTTAAAATTACAAATTCCAAATAGATATAGAATAAAATATTCTAATTTTATTATAAATAATGAATCAGATATAAATTATTTAAAATATAAAGCAAAAACTATTCATAATCTAATTATTAATAAATTGAAATATGGGAAAAGGTGATAAAAAAACAAAACGAGGAAAAATAATTAATAAAACATATGGAAAACGTAGACCAAATCCAAGAAATGCTAGAAAAACAATAAAATAATATTTATTGATTTTTATTATTTAAATAATTTATTTCCTTGATTTTATTAATTAAAAATGAAATAAAATAAATTAATTGAGAAAAATTACTAAGAGCAGACACAATATATGTCATAGATGCCCACATTAAAGATTTTTTTGCATAATTATATTCTTGATCACTTACAATATTGCTATTTTTTAACCATTTTAATGCTTTATTACTAGCATTTAATTCAATTGGAAGAGTAATCATCGCAAACATAACTACTAAACAAAATAATCCTATACCACATTGTAACAGTATCGTATTTCTACTATTAGATGTATAATATGTAGTCATTCCTGATATTATACATATATTAGTCATTCTAGAACTAAAATTGATAACAGGAATTAAAAAATTTCTAATTTTTAACATTTTATATCCTAAATAATGTTGTAAAGCATGTCCACATTCATGAGCAGCTATTGCAGCAGATGTTGTATTTTTTTGATAAAAAACATCTTTACTTAAATTAATAGTTCTGTCTAGAGGATTATAATGATCTTGAAGAAATTCTTCTACAATACATATATTTACATTCTTTATCCCATTATCTTGTAACATTTGTTGAGCAATTTCATTTCCTGTCATATTATTATGTAAATTAAATTTAGCATAAAATCGAAATTTTATTTTTAATATTTTATTAACTACAGAACTAATAATAAAACTCATTCCAATAATAATATAGTATATCGACATCATACATAATTAAAATATGTAATATTTACATATTTACATATTATATTAATTATTAATAAAATTATTTTTTTTTTTTATATAAAATGAAAATATTTATTATAACTTACATACATAATAAATTTATAGTTCAAAGAATTGACTATGAATATTCCTATAGATAAAAAATTAAAACGTGTTGTTATTATTGGTGCAGGATTTGCTGGATTACAAGTAGCAAAAAAACTCCAAAGACATAAATATCAAGTGATATTAATTGATAAAAATAATTATTATACTTTTCAACCATTATTATATCAAGTAGCTACTTCCGGATTAGAACCAGATTCTATTGCTCATTCTATAAGAACGATTATCACACAAACTAAAAATTTTTTTTTTAGATTAGCTAATGTATATTATATCAATACAAAAAATAATCAAATTTATACCAATGTTGGTCATCTGAAATATGATTATTTAATCATTGCTGTAGGATCTGTAACAAATTATTTTGGAAATAAAAATATTGAATATTTTTCATTACCAATGAAATCTATTCCTGAAGCATTACATTTAAGAAATACAATTTTACAGAGTTTTGAATATGCATTATTAACGAATAATGAAAAAGATAAAGAAAGATTAATGAATTTTGTAATTGTTGGTGGTGGCCCTACAGGTGTAGAGTTAGCTGGAGCTTTAGCAGAAATGAAAAAATATGTTTTACCATATGATTATCCTGATTTAGATATACAAAAAATGAATATTCATCTATTACAAGCATCACCAAGATTATTAGATGGAATGTCTCAATATTCTGCACAACAAGCTTTTAATAATCTAAAAGATTTAGGTGTTAAAATTTGGATTAATTGTTTAGTAAAAGATTATGATGGAAAAGTAGTTTGTACAGCAACAGGACAAAATATAGAATCTTTTAATGTTATATGGGCTGCTGGAGTTAAAGGTGCTCTAATGAAAGGATTTCTTAAAGAAGAAATAGAAATCAAAGGAGAAAGAATTTTAGTAAATAATTATTTAAGAACATTAAACTATCATAATATTTTTGCTATTGGAGATATTGCATATATGGTATCAAATAAACATTATCCTAATGGACATCCAATGACTGCATCACCAGCTATACAACAAGGAAATTATATTGCAAATTATTTTAATAATTTTTTATTAGAAAAACATAAAATTATTAAACCTTTTATATATAAAAATTTTGGTTCTATGGCAACTATTGGCAGAAATAAAGCCGTTTGTGATTTTCATTCTTTTAAATTAAAAGGTTTTGTAGCATGGATTGTGTGGATGTCAGTACATTTATTTAGTTTAGTAGGATTTAGAAATAGAGTGATAGCATTAATGAATTGGATTATCCAATATTTTCAATATCATAAAAGCGTACGATTAATCATAAAACCTTTTAATAGAAAGAAAAAAAAATCATAATTTACTTAAATATTAAATTGCTAACTATATTTTTTATTTTACTGTCTGTTTCTAAATACTCTAAAAATATATTACTTTTTGCTGTAATTCCACTACCAGCATAAATAATAATTTTATTATTTTTAAGATTAATATTAGCACATCTTAAATTTAAATATAACTCTATGTTATTTTTACTAACAGGTCCAAAATATCCAGTATAAAATTGTCTATTATATCCTTCATATTTTGTTATAAAATCTAACGCTGGTTCCTTTGGAGATCCACATATAGAAGGTGTAGGATATATTGTATTTAAAAGCTTAAAAATATTTATTTTTTTATAAAAAACAAATTTAATAATAGTTTTTAAATGAAATAAACTTCCAACTTGTATAGTTTTAGTTTTATCTATTGAAATATATCCAGCATATTTATTTTGCAATATATTTTTAATATATTCAATCACTATTTGATGCTCTTCAAATTCTTTATTGGTCCAATCATACATCATTTGATTACTATTATCTTGTGTGATAGTTCCAGCTAAAGCTACTGTTGTTAATTGTTTTTTACCAATTTCATATGTTATTAATAATTCTGGAGTGGCACTAATCCAAAATTCATAATTCATATTATACCAAAGAACCACAAAAGTATTAGGATAAGAAACAATAAAGTTTTGAAAAGTTTTACGTAACAATAAATTATTACAATCAATTTCTAAAAATTTAGATAATACAATTTTATTTAACAATCCAATATTTATAAGTTTAATTGCTTGTGCAATTAATTTATTATATTTATAGGAATGTTTGAGTAAACAAAAATCATTCTTATTATTATTCTTATTATTCTTATTATTATTCTTATTATTATTATTTTCAATGTTTATAAAAAAAATTTGTTTTGTATATATTTTAATAATTGATGTTTGATTAAAACTACTTATTAAAAAAAAATTGTCTTGATTTATTGAACCAACATTCTTGTTTGTAGAAGAATAAAAATAAATTTTATTTTCATTTGGTCTTTTAAATAAAACAAATCTTTTTTTAGAAGAGTAATGTTTAATAATTTTTTTATATAAATCTTGTATTTTAATTTCTATCATTCATTATTATTATATTCAATATTTTTTGAAATAATTATATTTGTCATTTTACAAAAACTAATAATATTATTATCATTATTAAAAATTTTTACATTGATAAAATGTAGAGTTTTTCCTGTATGAATCATTTTAGCTTTCGCAAATAAAATGCCAGTTTTAATATGTTTAATATGATTAACAGCAATTTCTATATTAAATACATTAAATAAGATTTTATTCACATATATCAATGATAAAGTACTTCCAATACTTTCAGCTAAAGAAGTAATAATACCTCCATGAATAAATCCTTCAGGTTGAAAAAACGTTTTTTGTTTATCAATAATCATTTTACCTATTAATGAATCATGATCTATATTAATATATTTAATTTGTAAAAAATGCATTAAAGTATTTTTTGTATTTAAACTATTTAAATAAAATAATAAATTATTTTTATTTTTTGCATTAATTTCCATAATACAATTATAATTAGTTTGTAATAAACAATAAATCAACCTTAATTAAATTTACAATATTTAATAATGATTACAAATTAAAAAATTAATTAATCAAAAAAATGAACAATAAAATATTTATTCCTGTATTAGGAACAAATAAACAAATTATTGGCTTTGAAGAAAAAAATATAATTCATATAAAAGGATTATTTCATCAAGCAGTTTCGATTTTTATTTTTCATCCAATACAAAAAATGTTTATGTTACAAAAAAGATCTTATAATAAATATCATTCTTCTTTATTATGGACTAATACTTGTTGTAGTCATCCAATACAAAATGAATCTATTTTAACAGCTGCTCATAGATGTTTAATAGAAGAAATGGGGTTTGATTGTTATTTAGAAAATAAATTTTATTTTACTTATTATAAATTCTTTAAGAATGGTTTAATAGAAAATGAATTAGATTATGTATTTGTTGGATATTATTCTGAATCTCCAATTATTAATACCAATGAAGTAGATACTTGGAAATGGATATATTTAAATGATTTACTTAAAGATATTAATATCTATCCTAATTCTTATACTATTTGGTTTAAAATTATTATTAATAATTATTTAAATCAATTAAATATTAAATTTTACGATTAAGAAGAAATATATATACTAAAATATGAATTTACAAAATTATGAACTATATAATATGATGAAATATGAAAAAAACTATATTATACAATAATCACATTAAATTAAAAGCAAATATGATTATTTTTTCTGGATATCATATGCCACAGCAATATATTTCGTCTATTAAAGAACATCTTGCCGTGAGACATGCAGTAGGCATATTTGATATTAGTCATATGGGGAAAATTATTTTACAAGGTAATAACGTTAAACGTTTTATTCAATATTTAACAACAAATAATATATTACTAATTAAATCTTATCAAGCACAATATTCTTGTATAATTAATTATCAAGGAGGAATTATAGATGATTTAATAATTTATCAAATTTCAGACAATAAATTATTATTAATCGTTAATGCTATTAATACAGAAAAAAATAAAAAATGGATTAATTATCATATTAAATTATATAATTTAAATAATATATCTCTTTTAGATATTACTGATAAATATTCTATTATATCTATACAAGGACCAAAATCTATAAATACTATTCAAAAGATTAC containing:
- a CDS encoding NAD(P)/FAD-dependent oxidoreductase codes for the protein MNIPIDKKLKRVVIIGAGFAGLQVAKKLQRHKYQVILIDKNNYYTFQPLLYQVATSGLEPDSIAHSIRTIITQTKNFFFRLANVYYINTKNNQIYTNVGHLKYDYLIIAVGSVTNYFGNKNIEYFSLPMKSIPEALHLRNTILQSFEYALLTNNEKDKERLMNFVIVGGGPTGVELAGALAEMKKYVLPYDYPDLDIQKMNIHLLQASPRLLDGMSQYSAQQAFNNLKDLGVKIWINCLVKDYDGKVVCTATGQNIESFNVIWAAGVKGALMKGFLKEEIEIKGERILVNNYLRTLNYHNIFAIGDIAYMVSNKHYPNGHPMTASPAIQQGNYIANYFNNFLLEKHKIIKPFIYKNFGSMATIGRNKAVCDFHSFKLKGFVAWIVWMSVHLFSLVGFRNRVIALMNWIIQYFQYHKSVRLIIKPFNRKKKKS
- a CDS encoding isopentenyl-diphosphate Delta-isomerase, producing the protein MNNKIFIPVLGTNKQIIGFEEKNIIHIKGLFHQAVSIFIFHPIQKMFMLQKRSYNKYHSSLLWTNTCCSHPIQNESILTAAHRCLIEEMGFDCYLENKFYFTYYKFFKNGLIENELDYVFVGYYSESPIINTNEVDTWKWIYLNDLLKDINIYPNSYTIWFKIIINNYLNQLNIKFYD
- a CDS encoding chorismate-binding protein, with the protein product MIEIKIQDLYKKIIKHYSSKKRFVLFKRPNENKIYFYSSTNKNVGSINQDNFFLISSFNQTSIIKIYTKQIFFINIENNNNKNNNKNNKNNNKNDFCLLKHSYKYNKLIAQAIKLINIGLLNKIVLSKFLEIDCNNLLLRKTFQNFIVSYPNTFVVLWYNMNYEFWISATPELLITYEIGKKQLTTVALAGTITQDNSNQMMYDWTNKEFEEHQIVIEYIKNILQNKYAGYISIDKTKTIQVGSLFHLKTIIKFVFYKKINIFKLLNTIYPTPSICGSPKEPALDFITKYEGYNRQFYTGYFGPVSKNNIELYLNLRCANINLKNNKIIIYAGSGITAKSNIFLEYLETDSKIKNIVSNLIFK
- a CDS encoding zinc metallopeptidase produces the protein MMSIYYIIIGMSFIISSVVNKILKIKFRFYAKFNLHNNMTGNEIAQQMLQDNGIKNVNICIVEEFLQDHYNPLDRTINLSKDVFYQKNTTSAAIAAHECGHALQHYLGYKMLKIRNFLIPVINFSSRMTNICIISGMTTYYTSNSRNTILLQCGIGLFCLVVMFAMITLPIELNASNKALKWLKNSNIVSDQEYNYAKKSLMWASMTYIVSALSNFSQLIYFISFLINKIKEINYLNNKNQ
- a CDS encoding PaaI family thioesterase codes for the protein MEINAKNKNNLLFYLNSLNTKNTLMHFLQIKYINIDHDSLIGKMIIDKQKTFFQPEGFIHGGIITSLAESIGSTLSLIYVNKILFNVFNIEIAVNHIKHIKTGILFAKAKMIHTGKTLHFINVKIFNNDNNIISFCKMTNIIISKNIEYNNNE
- a CDS encoding 30S ribosomal protein THX, with translation MGKGDKKTKRGKIINKTYGKRRPNPRNARKTIK